A stretch of Mesoplodon densirostris isolate mMesDen1 chromosome 7, mMesDen1 primary haplotype, whole genome shotgun sequence DNA encodes these proteins:
- the HINFP gene encoding histone H4 transcription factor isoform X2, with amino-acid sequence MRNHVNHYKCPLCDMTCPLPSSLRNHMRFRHSEDRPFKCDYCDYSCKNLIDLRKHLDTHSKEPAYRCDFENCTFSARSLCSIKSHYRKVHEGDSEPRYRCHVCDKCFTRGNNLTVHLRKKHQFKWPSGHPRFRYKEHEDGYMRLQLVRYESVELTQQLLRQPPEGSGLGAPLNESSLQGIILETVPGEPGPQEEAEEEEEGGGGEGTALSASQDTSSPVIHVVNQTSAQGQREIVYYVLSEAPGEPPPASEPRSGGVMEELQGVAGGPEVQMV; translated from the exons ATGCGTAACCACG TGAACCACTACAAGTGCCCTCTGTGCGACATGACCTGCCCACTGCCATCCTCCCTCCGAAACCACATGCGCTTTCGCCACAGCGAGGACCGGCCCTTTAAATGTGACTATTGTGACTACAG CTGCAAGAATCTGATCGACCTCCGGAAGCACCTGGATACCCATAGCAAGGAGCCAGCCTACAGGTGTGATTTCGAGAACTGCACCTTCAGTGCCCGGTCGCTCTGCTCTATCAAGTCCCATTACCGAAAAGTGCATGAA ggAGACTCAGAGCCGAGGTACAGATGCCACGTGTGTGACAAATGCTTCACGAGGGGTAACAACCTCACCGTGCACCTTCGCAAGAAACACCAGTTCAAGTGGCCCTCAGGGCACCCCCGTTTTCG GTACAAGGAGCATGAAGACGGCTACATGCGGCTGCAGCTGGTTCGCTATGAGAGTGTAGAGCTGACACAGCAACTGCTGCGGCAGCCGCCAGAGGGATCGGGCCTGGGAGCACCACTGAATGAGAGCAGCCTGCAGGGCATCATTCTAGAAACAGTGCCAGGGGAGCCAGGACCCCAGGAAGAggctgaagaggaagaggaaggtgggggtggtgaggggaCAGCCCTCTCGGCCTCTCAGGACACTTCGAGCCCTGTCATCCACGTGGTGAATCAGACCAGCGCCCAAGGCCAGCGAGAGATTGTCTACTACGTGCTGTCCGAAGCCCCGGGAGAGCCACCTCCAGCCTCTGAGCCCCGCTCCGGGGGCGTCATGGAAGAGCTTCAGGGAGTAGCTGGGGGGCCAGAAGTCCAGATGGTGTGA